A region from the Arthrobacter gengyunqii genome encodes:
- the mltG gene encoding endolytic transglycosylase MltG has product MGTEPEYEPTAHLETGYVPESEAPVANFFEEESDTRRSRRPSREKQRRRRRRTIVMLVVLVFFAGVVFGLTIFLRDLLGMNEIKDYEGSGTGSVSFTVAEGDGPMVIGGKLEAADIVATSKEFLNAFQTESEGREIQPGSYEMKQQMSSSAALDALLGDQGGAVHYAAVARDLRQSEVFEILSTSTGIPLAEFEALAKNPQAFGLPAQAVSLEGYLHPGEYRFPLDQDATSIVTEMVDGTFAVLEDAGITDPAEQYRILTKASIIQAEAGEADYATVAGAIQNRLREDNVETSGLIQSDATVTYGLNRKSYDLTPEEKADKSNPYNTYANPGLPVGPIGSPSTEAVEAAAKPADVPYYYWVTVNLDTGQTEFSSTLAEHSKFVAQYQEWCATQEPGRCA; this is encoded by the coding sequence ATGGGCACGGAACCGGAGTATGAACCTACAGCACACCTCGAAACGGGCTATGTGCCGGAATCGGAGGCCCCTGTGGCCAACTTCTTCGAGGAAGAGTCAGACACGCGCCGGAGCCGGCGTCCGTCACGTGAAAAGCAGCGGCGCCGCCGCCGCCGCACCATTGTGATGCTGGTTGTCCTGGTGTTCTTTGCCGGTGTGGTCTTCGGACTGACCATTTTCCTGCGGGACCTGCTGGGCATGAATGAGATCAAGGACTATGAAGGGTCCGGAACCGGCAGCGTGAGTTTCACCGTTGCCGAGGGTGACGGACCGATGGTCATCGGAGGAAAGTTGGAGGCGGCTGACATCGTTGCCACCTCCAAGGAGTTCCTCAACGCATTCCAGACGGAGTCGGAAGGCCGGGAAATCCAGCCCGGCTCCTACGAGATGAAGCAGCAGATGTCTTCCTCCGCAGCACTTGACGCCCTGCTGGGCGACCAGGGCGGAGCGGTGCATTACGCCGCCGTCGCCCGCGACCTGCGACAAAGTGAAGTCTTCGAGATCCTCAGCACGTCCACCGGCATTCCTCTCGCCGAATTTGAGGCCCTGGCGAAAAACCCGCAGGCCTTTGGCCTGCCCGCCCAGGCCGTGAGCCTTGAGGGGTACCTGCACCCGGGCGAATACCGCTTCCCCCTGGACCAGGATGCAACGTCAATCGTCACCGAAATGGTGGACGGCACGTTCGCCGTTCTGGAGGACGCCGGCATTACGGATCCCGCCGAACAGTACCGGATCCTGACCAAGGCCAGCATCATCCAGGCAGAGGCGGGGGAGGCCGACTACGCCACGGTGGCCGGAGCAATCCAGAACCGCCTGCGGGAGGACAACGTCGAAACCTCCGGACTGATCCAGTCCGACGCGACGGTGACTTACGGGCTGAACCGCAAGAGCTACGACCTGACGCCCGAAGAAAAGGCTGACAAGTCCAACCCGTACAACACATACGCCAATCCGGGACTGCCCGTGGGACCGATCGGTTCCCCGAGCACGGAGGCCGTTGAGGCCGCCGCCAAGCCCGCCGACGTGCCGTACTACTACTGGGTGACCGTCAACCTGGACACGGGGCAGACCGAGTTCTCCTCCACCCTGGCTGAGCACAGCAAGTTCGTGGCCCAGTACCAGGAGTGGTGCGCCACGCAGGAACCGGGCAGGTGCGCGTAG
- the ruvX gene encoding Holliday junction resolvase RuvX — protein sequence MPQEYPRGVKLGVDVGQARVGLAVCDPDGTLAMPVKTLKRDAKKNSDIRVLVREAADRNAVQVFVGLPRSMRGTETASTQMARDYADALLAALERSGTGIPVSLVDERLTTVSAHRSLHEAGLNSKEHRRVVDQAAAVAILQHAIDMQRSLERDVGEPVTTRRQERQPGALPAPTQEPTISQDNLRGNGSAL from the coding sequence GTGCCGCAGGAGTACCCCCGCGGGGTCAAGCTGGGGGTGGATGTCGGTCAGGCCCGCGTGGGCCTGGCCGTCTGCGACCCTGACGGCACGCTGGCAATGCCCGTCAAGACCCTGAAACGTGACGCGAAAAAGAACAGCGACATCCGGGTCCTCGTCCGCGAGGCAGCCGACCGCAATGCCGTGCAGGTATTTGTCGGACTCCCGCGCAGCATGCGGGGCACGGAAACGGCGTCCACTCAGATGGCACGGGACTACGCGGACGCCCTGCTGGCGGCGCTGGAACGCAGCGGAACAGGCATCCCCGTGTCACTGGTGGATGAGAGACTCACCACCGTGTCTGCTCACCGGTCTTTGCACGAAGCTGGCTTGAACAGCAAAGAACATCGTAGAGTGGTTGATCAAGCAGCAGCTGTGGCGATTCTGCAGCATGCTATTGACATGCAGCGTTCCCTTGAACGCGACGTGGGGGAGCCGGTCACAACTCGCCGGCAGGAGCGCCAACCCGGCGCGCTGCCGGCCCCGACACAGGAGCCAACTATTTCCCAGGACAACTTGCGCGGAAACGGGTCTGCGCTGTGA